A window of the Dyadobacter pollutisoli genome harbors these coding sequences:
- the aat gene encoding leucyl/phenylalanyl-tRNA--protein transferase, which translates to MTEINTDDILNGYINGIFPMAESDGTIFWYSPNPRAVIPIDTYKPSKSLRPVLNKKYFEIKIDADFEGVMRGCSGPRANEQGTWISEPIIEAYTSLYHLGYAHSVESYREGKLVGGLYGVSINGVFFGESMFSRESNASKVAFHYLMQLLKLNRFVLLDTQFINDNVLRYGAIEIPRDEYLDLLQKALKLKRRFDGGVLKDL; encoded by the coding sequence ATGACCGAGATCAATACCGACGATATTCTTAACGGATATATAAACGGAATATTTCCAATGGCTGAGTCGGACGGGACAATTTTCTGGTACTCACCCAACCCGCGCGCTGTCATTCCGATTGATACTTATAAGCCTTCCAAGTCACTCAGGCCGGTTTTGAACAAAAAATATTTTGAGATAAAAATTGATGCGGACTTTGAGGGCGTCATGCGCGGATGCTCCGGGCCGAGAGCAAATGAGCAGGGTACGTGGATTTCGGAGCCTATTATTGAAGCCTATACCTCGCTCTATCATCTGGGATATGCGCATAGTGTCGAAAGTTACAGGGAAGGGAAGCTGGTAGGCGGACTTTATGGAGTGTCTATTAATGGTGTGTTTTTTGGTGAATCTATGTTTTCGAGGGAGAGCAATGCGTCCAAAGTAGCTTTTCACTATTTGATGCAACTCTTGAAATTAAATCGTTTTGTGCTGCTGGACACTCAGTTTATCAATGATAATGTGCTCCGTTATGGCGCTATTGAAATTCCTAGAGACGAGTATCTGGACCTTTTGCAGAAAGCATTAAAACTAAAAAGGAGATTTGACGGAGGAGTATTGAAGGATTTATAA
- the proB gene encoding glutamate 5-kinase, with protein sequence MSKPILVIKFGTASITLPSGEPDTSIISEIARQVSEIHSRYRIIIVSSGAVGAGKAYIQDYKGTMTQRKAAASVGNPLLVGLYAKFFAPNEIYIAQSLCERQHFANRNKFLQLKETFEELWGNNIIPIVNENDVVSDRELKFSDNDELATLLAVGFGAECLMFCTSVGGLLDEEGKILRNVSNVNEVFKFVKTDKSFLGLGGMASKLTFAKLAARMAIRVVIFGMNQPNELLEALKGNAGTLIHAGKSTLSARNRWLGSGGLVSGSLQIDEGAAKALLRRKSLLAVGVTEVTGDFESGEIIEIYSPAEEMIAVARARETSSAIRENLKTLNFEVANANDIVLL encoded by the coding sequence GTGTCAAAACCAATATTAGTAATAAAGTTCGGGACGGCTTCGATCACACTTCCCTCCGGCGAGCCTGATACCAGTATCATTTCCGAAATCGCAAGACAGGTCTCAGAAATCCATTCCAGGTACAGAATCATCATTGTTTCGTCAGGAGCAGTAGGGGCGGGGAAGGCCTATATACAGGATTATAAAGGAACCATGACGCAGCGGAAGGCGGCTGCATCCGTGGGGAACCCATTGCTGGTAGGCTTGTATGCCAAATTTTTTGCCCCGAACGAAATTTACATTGCCCAGAGCCTTTGCGAAAGACAGCATTTTGCGAACCGGAACAAGTTCTTGCAGCTCAAAGAGACATTTGAAGAGCTTTGGGGAAACAACATTATCCCGATCGTGAACGAGAATGATGTCGTGAGCGACCGTGAGTTGAAGTTTTCTGATAATGATGAACTGGCTACCTTGCTTGCAGTAGGTTTTGGTGCGGAATGTTTGATGTTTTGTACTTCTGTCGGCGGCTTGCTGGACGAGGAGGGCAAAATTTTAAGGAACGTATCGAATGTCAATGAGGTTTTCAAGTTTGTAAAGACGGACAAATCGTTTCTTGGTCTTGGAGGTATGGCTTCCAAGCTTACTTTTGCAAAACTGGCGGCCAGAATGGCCATCAGGGTTGTGATTTTTGGGATGAACCAACCCAATGAATTGCTGGAAGCGCTGAAAGGAAATGCGGGAACACTCATTCATGCCGGTAAAAGCACATTATCTGCGCGAAATCGCTGGCTTGGAAGTGGCGGTTTGGTATCCGGCAGCCTGCAAATTGACGAAGGCGCAGCCAAGGCATTGCTAAGAAGAAAAAGCCTGCTCGCCGTGGGAGTAACTGAGGTAACCGGTGATTTTGAGTCCGGGGAAATTATCGAGATTTACTCGCCGGCAGAAGAAATGATCGCAGTGGCGCGGGCCAGGGAAACCTCATCCGCGATCCGCGAAAATCTAAAAACATTGAATTTCGAAGTGGCTAATGCCAATGACATAGTACTATTATAA
- a CDS encoding glutamate-5-semialdehyde dehydrogenase, producing the protein MESIIPLLKEAREASAAVRRLSDRQRADLLLSLAAKVLANAENIIAENQRDLIVMDDADPKKDRLLLNEKRINDLAQSLIDVAGLPDPAGEIFVEKTIQQGLSLKKIAVPLGVVGVIYESRPNVTIDVASLCLRSANACVLKGGKEAHFSNTYLVSLIHEILIQFGVPKAAVTLLPTGREFVGELLTATQYIDIIIPRGSEGLIKFVRQNSLVPTIETGAGVCHTYIEASGDLDKGAEIVVNAKVSKPSACNALDTVLVDRAVAETFLPKLREGFTKWNVEVFADELSYDILQRADYPYLQKAGPDDFGKEFLDFKCSIKIVDGLDDALKQIELYSSRHSEAIVSTNDEAIETFLKEVDAASVYSNASTRFTDGGVFALGAEIGISTQKLHARGPFALEKLVTEKWIVKGDGQVRW; encoded by the coding sequence ATGGAATCTATTATACCTCTTTTAAAGGAAGCACGGGAAGCCTCTGCGGCAGTTCGCAGGCTGTCGGATCGGCAGCGGGCTGATCTTTTGCTTTCACTTGCCGCAAAGGTTTTGGCCAATGCGGAGAATATTATTGCCGAAAATCAGAGAGATCTGATCGTCATGGACGATGCAGATCCCAAAAAGGACCGTTTGCTTCTGAATGAAAAGAGGATCAATGATCTGGCGCAAAGCCTAATTGACGTTGCCGGACTTCCCGATCCGGCAGGAGAGATTTTTGTTGAAAAAACCATTCAGCAGGGGTTGTCTCTTAAAAAAATAGCCGTTCCGCTGGGAGTAGTAGGAGTAATTTACGAATCCAGACCTAACGTCACCATTGATGTGGCGTCACTCTGCCTGCGTTCTGCGAATGCATGTGTGTTGAAAGGTGGGAAGGAAGCACATTTTTCAAATACCTACCTGGTAAGCCTCATTCATGAGATCTTAATACAGTTTGGCGTTCCAAAAGCCGCGGTAACATTGCTTCCAACCGGGAGGGAGTTTGTGGGAGAATTATTGACTGCTACCCAATACATTGATATCATTATTCCAAGAGGATCGGAAGGACTGATCAAATTTGTGAGGCAAAATTCATTGGTACCTACCATTGAAACAGGCGCCGGCGTCTGCCACACCTACATTGAAGCATCGGGGGATTTGGATAAAGGAGCGGAAATTGTGGTTAATGCAAAAGTTTCAAAGCCATCAGCTTGCAATGCGTTGGACACTGTATTAGTTGACCGGGCGGTTGCAGAAACATTCTTGCCAAAATTGAGAGAAGGTTTTACCAAATGGAATGTGGAAGTTTTCGCGGATGAATTGTCATATGACATTTTACAAAGGGCGGATTATCCCTATTTGCAAAAAGCCGGGCCGGATGATTTTGGAAAAGAATTCCTTGATTTTAAATGCTCGATCAAAATTGTGGACGGACTGGATGATGCCTTGAAACAAATAGAATTATACTCGTCCAGACATTCAGAAGCAATTGTTTCAACGAATGATGAGGCCATTGAAACATTCCTGAAAGAAGTTGATGCAGCTTCGGTTTATTCCAATGCATCTACGCGGTTCACGGATGGCGGCGTATTTGCATTAGGCGCTGAAATTGGTATTTCAACTCAGAAATTACACGCAAGAGGGCCATTTGCGCTTGAAAAACTGGTTACAGAAAAATGGATTGTTAAAGGTGACGGGCAAGTAAGATGGTAA
- a CDS encoding M20 family metallo-hydrolase: MVNTLENIQTLTQEAIALLKNLIETPSFSKEETNTAQLIVDFFTRKNIPFHTKKNNIWAYNLHFDESKPTVLLNSHHDTVKPNKSWTLDPFKAIVEEDKLYGLGSNDAGGCLVSLIATFCHFYEREDLTYNIAIATTAEEEISGKEGLEIVVPELPEVSFAIVGEPTEMHLAVAEKGLLVLDCIAKGKSGHAAREEGENAIYKALTDIKWITEYRFPKVSPTLGPVKMSVTIINAGTQHNVVPDACTFTIDVRVTDQYTLEEVIDEIQNNIQSEVAARSIRLRPSSIPMDHPIVAEGLKLGRTAYGSPTTSDQALLDCPSLKMGPGHSARSHSADEFIYLREIEEGIAQYIAMLEGVVTKS, encoded by the coding sequence ATGGTAAATACATTGGAAAACATACAAACGCTTACCCAGGAGGCCATTGCGCTTTTGAAAAACCTGATCGAGACTCCTTCGTTCAGCAAAGAGGAAACCAATACAGCGCAGTTGATTGTTGATTTTTTTACAAGAAAGAACATTCCCTTTCATACCAAGAAAAACAATATCTGGGCGTACAACCTTCATTTTGATGAATCGAAGCCTACTGTTTTGCTGAACTCTCATCATGATACTGTAAAACCTAATAAATCGTGGACTTTGGATCCTTTCAAAGCCATTGTTGAGGAAGACAAGCTGTATGGTTTGGGTAGTAACGATGCTGGTGGATGCCTGGTATCGTTAATTGCCACATTCTGCCATTTTTATGAAAGAGAAGATCTTACCTACAATATAGCAATCGCTACCACCGCCGAGGAGGAAATCTCGGGAAAAGAAGGTTTAGAAATTGTAGTACCCGAGCTGCCAGAAGTCTCTTTTGCAATAGTAGGAGAGCCGACGGAAATGCACCTGGCGGTAGCGGAAAAAGGACTGCTTGTCCTGGATTGTATTGCCAAAGGTAAGTCCGGACATGCGGCGAGGGAAGAGGGAGAAAACGCTATCTACAAAGCGCTGACCGACATTAAATGGATTACGGAATACAGGTTCCCGAAAGTTTCGCCAACATTGGGCCCAGTGAAAATGTCGGTAACAATCATCAATGCCGGAACGCAACACAACGTGGTTCCTGATGCATGTACTTTTACCATCGATGTGCGGGTTACGGATCAGTATACATTGGAGGAAGTGATTGACGAGATTCAGAATAACATTCAGTCTGAGGTAGCAGCACGCTCAATAAGGTTACGGCCGTCGAGCATTCCAATGGATCATCCGATTGTTGCGGAAGGTCTGAAATTAGGGCGTACGGCCTACGGTTCGCCGACGACCTCCGATCAGGCACTTCTGGATTGTCCGTCGTTAAAAATGGGCCCGGGACATTCAGCAAGATCCCATAGCGCTGACGAGTTTATTTATCTTCGTGAAATAGAAGAAGGTATTGCTCAATATATTGCAATGCTCGAAGGCGTGGTAACCAAATCCTAG
- a CDS encoding enoyl-CoA hydratase/isomerase family protein, translating to MRFYTKEDVRKFDSVTFLYIKASLSSHIFTITLNRPEKRNAFTPTMAEEITFALAYAHFNPEVWCVIVNASGPVFCAGADLNAFHDQSADIKNPDLPVIREEVKLGDAFAQLLKPSIAQVEGPVLAGGFLIICGCTFVVSTNVATYSLPEVKRGLWPMQVMASLMQIIPARKVLEMCITAKSYDTQEAYNVGLVTQISDKDNIANAVITLAHQILQNAPLAIQTGMKAFRDLSEIPENQRHSFLKAQLDLLLQTDDAKEGTSAFKEKRKPDWTGK from the coding sequence ATGCGATTCTACACAAAGGAGGATGTACGAAAATTTGATAGCGTTACATTTTTGTACATCAAAGCTTCTTTGTCAAGTCATATCTTCACAATAACACTGAACCGTCCGGAAAAGCGTAACGCCTTTACGCCGACAATGGCGGAAGAAATCACTTTTGCGCTGGCTTATGCTCATTTCAATCCGGAGGTCTGGTGTGTGATTGTTAATGCGTCAGGACCGGTTTTTTGCGCTGGGGCGGATTTGAATGCTTTTCATGATCAATCTGCTGACATTAAAAATCCGGATTTGCCTGTTATTCGGGAGGAAGTAAAGCTTGGAGACGCATTTGCCCAGCTTTTGAAACCAAGTATCGCGCAGGTAGAAGGGCCGGTACTGGCGGGTGGGTTTTTGATTATCTGTGGGTGCACCTTCGTGGTGAGTACAAATGTTGCAACTTACAGTCTTCCCGAGGTAAAACGCGGTTTATGGCCGATGCAGGTAATGGCCTCACTCATGCAGATTATTCCGGCAAGAAAAGTGCTGGAAATGTGTATTACTGCTAAAAGTTACGATACGCAAGAGGCTTATAATGTTGGGCTTGTAACCCAAATTTCAGATAAAGACAACATTGCCAACGCAGTAATCACATTAGCACATCAAATTCTTCAGAATGCGCCGCTAGCTATTCAAACGGGCATGAAAGCATTTCGGGATTTATCTGAAATTCCGGAAAATCAAAGACATAGTTTTTTGAAAGCGCAGCTTGACTTGCTTCTGCAAACGGACGACGCCAAAGAAGGTACCTCAGCATTTAAAGAAAAAAGAAAACCAGACTGGACAGGGAAGTGA
- a CDS encoding Rne/Rng family ribonuclease yields MSNELLINSTQKGERIALLQDKRLLEYHVETPDQSFTVGDIYLGTVRKLVAGLNAAFVDVGFEKDAFLHYLDLGPNINSLNKLTKDVISKRTNSGKLNNFKMEPEIEKLGKIDKVLSKNQPILVQIVKEPISTKGPRLSCDISIAGRYIVLVPFSNSVNLSKKITDKQERNRLQRLMSSIKPANFGVIIRTVATGKDVDELNKDLQDCLDKWENGIKALRDAKPRDRVIGEMNRASSIIRDMLNESFDSITVDSKEVYDDIKAYIHNIAPDKENILKLHNGKNKLFEQFGLEKQIKSLFGRSVSLPNGGYLIIEHTEALHVIDVNSGNKSNSEEDQEATALSVNLEAAKEIARQLRLRDMGGIIVVDFIDMKKAENKRVLFDMMRDEMKGDRSKYTVLPLSKFGLLQITRQRVRPEMNIVTRETCPTCGGTGTIQASILVSDVIANNLDYILTKQNERGITVSLHPFLHSYFTKGIISEQVKWLFHYKTWVKLIKDTSLGVVDFKFHNRYGEEIEIVPGN; encoded by the coding sequence TTGAGTAACGAATTACTAATCAATTCTACTCAAAAGGGAGAACGTATAGCCCTTTTGCAGGATAAACGTCTTTTAGAATACCACGTCGAAACACCGGACCAAAGCTTTACCGTTGGGGATATCTATCTCGGTACTGTAAGGAAGCTGGTAGCCGGGCTTAATGCCGCGTTCGTTGATGTCGGTTTTGAAAAAGATGCGTTCCTGCATTATCTCGATCTGGGGCCTAATATCAACTCTCTCAACAAACTTACCAAGGACGTTATCTCCAAGCGGACCAATTCAGGCAAATTGAATAATTTCAAGATGGAGCCTGAGATTGAGAAGCTGGGAAAAATTGATAAAGTCCTTTCCAAAAATCAGCCTATACTTGTCCAGATTGTTAAGGAGCCTATTTCAACAAAAGGCCCGAGACTCTCCTGTGACATTTCCATTGCCGGTCGTTACATTGTACTGGTTCCTTTTTCTAATTCTGTTAACCTTTCCAAAAAGATAACAGACAAGCAGGAAAGAAACCGTTTGCAGCGGTTGATGTCCTCTATCAAGCCCGCTAACTTTGGCGTAATTATTCGCACCGTTGCCACAGGCAAGGATGTGGATGAGCTGAACAAAGATTTGCAGGATTGCCTTGACAAATGGGAAAATGGCATCAAAGCGCTTCGTGATGCTAAGCCTCGCGACCGTGTCATAGGCGAAATGAACCGTGCGTCTTCCATTATCCGCGACATGCTGAACGAATCATTCGACAGCATTACAGTGGATTCCAAGGAAGTGTATGATGACATTAAAGCTTACATTCACAACATTGCGCCGGACAAGGAGAATATCCTGAAATTGCATAATGGCAAGAACAAGCTTTTCGAACAATTTGGTTTGGAAAAGCAGATCAAGTCATTATTCGGCCGCTCTGTTAGTCTTCCGAATGGTGGTTACCTGATCATTGAGCATACTGAGGCATTGCACGTTATCGACGTAAACAGCGGCAATAAATCCAATTCTGAGGAAGATCAGGAAGCTACCGCATTAAGCGTAAACCTCGAAGCAGCTAAGGAAATTGCCCGTCAGTTGCGCCTTCGTGATATGGGTGGTATCATCGTCGTCGATTTTATCGACATGAAGAAAGCGGAAAACAAACGCGTTCTTTTCGATATGATGCGAGACGAAATGAAAGGAGACCGTTCGAAATATACGGTGTTACCACTTTCAAAATTCGGGTTATTACAAATTACACGCCAACGTGTAAGACCTGAAATGAACATTGTTACCCGCGAAACATGCCCTACTTGCGGCGGAACGGGTACCATTCAAGCGAGTATCCTGGTGTCTGATGTAATCGCCAACAACCTGGATTACATTTTGACCAAACAAAATGAACGTGGAATTACCGTTTCACTCCACCCATTCTTGCATTCTTATTTTACAAAAGGGATCATTTCTGAACAGGTAAAATGGCTTTTCCATTACAAAACCTGGGTTAAACTGATCAAAGACACTTCCCTGGGAGTTGTTGATTTCAAGTTCCATAACCGTTACGGCGAGGAAATTGAGATTGTACCGGGTAACTGA
- a CDS encoding tetratricopeptide repeat protein — MKKSIILSCVLAVALVGTLFSLPKVVVNTKGKEVDKERSQTAAASTETAPETPSKSHDGATLSADQQKIVDQLRSGFIKAEEKEKITAGLKLSDKFAELQKFDSAAFYAEKVTLLSPTINNLVRTGDRYYEAYGFAIDEQKAKNLGAKTREYYQKAIDQNPGLLAAKANMAMTYVNTENPMQGILMLREVIDSDPTNELALFNLGILSMRSNQYSKAADRFRQILTNNPANTKAKFYLGLTLVELGDKEQARKVLSEVKKEEKDPVIQQAIGELEGRLNN, encoded by the coding sequence ATGAAAAAGTCTATCATTCTTTCTTGCGTTCTTGCAGTTGCTTTGGTTGGAACATTGTTCAGTCTTCCAAAGGTCGTTGTAAATACAAAAGGCAAGGAGGTAGACAAAGAAAGGAGCCAGACGGCGGCAGCTTCTACGGAAACAGCACCTGAAACTCCTTCCAAATCGCATGATGGAGCCACTTTATCTGCTGATCAACAAAAAATTGTAGATCAGTTGAGAAGTGGTTTCATTAAAGCGGAGGAAAAAGAAAAGATAACCGCCGGGTTGAAATTATCAGACAAATTCGCCGAGCTGCAAAAGTTTGACAGTGCGGCTTTTTATGCTGAGAAAGTAACCCTTTTGTCTCCTACCATCAACAATCTGGTGAGAACGGGCGACCGCTACTATGAAGCTTATGGCTTTGCCATAGACGAGCAGAAAGCAAAAAACCTGGGAGCAAAAACCCGCGAATATTATCAAAAAGCAATTGACCAGAATCCTGGATTGTTAGCTGCAAAGGCTAATATGGCAATGACTTACGTGAATACAGAGAACCCGATGCAGGGAATTTTGATGTTGCGTGAGGTAATTGACTCGGATCCTACCAACGAATTGGCTTTGTTCAATTTAGGGATTTTATCCATGAGATCTAACCAATATTCAAAAGCTGCTGACAGGTTCAGACAGATTTTAACCAACAATCCTGCTAACACCAAAGCGAAATTCTATTTGGGATTAACACTGGTGGAGCTCGGAGACAAGGAACAGGCACGTAAGGTTCTGTCGGAGGTTAAGAAAGAGGAAAAAGATCCGGTTATCCAGCAAGCCATCGGCGAACTGGAAGGCCGTCTGAACAATTGA
- a CDS encoding HU family DNA-binding protein yields MTKADVIAQISEKTGVDKGDVQQTLESFFTVVKDSLSDGENLYVRGFGSFINKKRARKVARNISKGTSMIIDEHFVPSFKPAKVFVEQVKESDKLKAVAEK; encoded by the coding sequence GTGACTAAGGCAGACGTAATCGCACAGATTTCTGAGAAAACAGGCGTAGACAAGGGCGACGTTCAGCAAACGCTAGAATCGTTTTTCACCGTGGTAAAGGACTCACTTTCTGATGGTGAGAACCTTTATGTAAGAGGTTTCGGTAGTTTTATTAATAAAAAACGTGCGCGTAAAGTTGCCCGTAACATTTCGAAGGGAACTTCAATGATTATTGACGAGCACTTTGTACCAAGCTTCAAGCCTGCAAAAGTTTTCGTTGAACAGGTAAAGGAAAGTGACAAACTGAAAGCAGTCGCTGAAAAGTAA
- the mutY gene encoding A/G-specific adenine glycosylase: MHISENYMVPDHFQVIDFNKKLKSWYLKNHRPLLWRQTNDPYKIWLSEIILQQTRVAQGTPYYEKFLLNYPTVFDLAKADERDVLRLWQGLGYYSRARNMHFTARQIVGEFEGKFPETAAQLSKLKGLGHYTAAAIASFAFGEAVAAIDGNVYRVMSRIFGIQSDMLSNEGKKEFAALAKELVSLDDPATYNQAMIEFGAIQCVPVSPDCKICPFNDICFAYEFKMQSQLPVKVKKLTVRHRSLHYFLIRKNDELAMRERLGRDIWKGLYDFYLLESETAVNSPDDMDDEPILRVLLKKGRISEIPRLYTHILTHQRLNVRFWWIDFQPGDTIDLPPGMAFYTKEQIEILPKPILIDTLLKEENYL; the protein is encoded by the coding sequence GTGCACATAAGCGAAAATTATATGGTACCGGATCATTTTCAGGTAATTGATTTTAACAAAAAACTTAAATCCTGGTATCTCAAAAACCACCGTCCTCTGCTTTGGCGCCAAACCAATGACCCGTATAAAATCTGGTTGTCGGAAATTATTCTCCAGCAAACCAGGGTAGCTCAGGGAACACCATATTATGAAAAATTCCTGCTGAACTATCCGACCGTTTTTGACCTTGCCAAAGCTGACGAACGTGACGTATTGCGGCTGTGGCAGGGGCTTGGATATTACTCCCGGGCCAGGAATATGCATTTCACGGCGAGGCAGATCGTCGGCGAATTTGAAGGAAAATTCCCTGAAACGGCCGCACAGCTTTCGAAGCTGAAAGGGTTGGGCCACTATACCGCAGCAGCCATCGCATCATTTGCTTTTGGGGAGGCGGTAGCGGCCATCGATGGCAATGTGTATCGTGTGATGTCGCGGATTTTTGGGATCCAGTCGGATATGTTGAGCAATGAGGGGAAAAAAGAATTTGCGGCTCTGGCAAAGGAGCTGGTTTCGCTCGACGACCCGGCAACTTACAATCAGGCAATGATCGAGTTTGGAGCAATACAATGTGTTCCGGTTTCCCCTGACTGTAAGATTTGCCCTTTCAATGACATTTGCTTTGCCTACGAGTTCAAAATGCAGAGCCAGCTTCCCGTCAAGGTCAAGAAGCTCACAGTACGGCACCGGTCCCTCCACTATTTTCTGATCAGAAAGAATGATGAACTGGCGATGCGGGAGCGGCTTGGCAGAGATATATGGAAAGGTCTGTACGATTTTTATCTCTTGGAGTCTGAAACTGCCGTGAATTCGCCGGATGACATGGACGACGAACCGATACTTCGGGTTTTGCTCAAAAAAGGCAGGATCAGTGAGATCCCCAGACTGTACACTCATATTCTCACCCACCAAAGGTTGAATGTACGTTTCTGGTGGATTGATTTTCAGCCGGGCGATACAATAGATTTACCCCCGGGAATGGCTTTCTATACAAAAGAGCAAATTGAAATTCTTCCGAAACCGATCCTGATTGATACGCTGCTCAAAGAGGAAAATTATCTTTAA
- a CDS encoding phytanoyl-CoA dioxygenase family protein encodes MASFNLSTNQINDYNRDGYVVVKGLFSKEETDKLYHTALENSVMQKNAMDLNDQSGRKTKLSLWFTPGDDVFGYLIRSERMVNSVWQLLGQDSQVCHFHTKLMQKEPKVGGAWEWHQDYGYWYKNQFIFPDQLMSVMIALTPANKENGCLQVIKGSHKMGRVNHGFAGEQVGADMEMVNHALKTMELVYCEIEPGDALFFHSNLMHRSEANLSDHPRWSLISCYNSQSNIAYSETSTSWKVPVSIVPDHALTEWEATSFGNADFLRKEDDPALKTTGWEGEVKTS; translated from the coding sequence ATGGCAAGTTTTAACCTAAGTACCAATCAGATCAATGACTACAACCGGGACGGTTATGTCGTTGTCAAAGGTCTTTTTTCAAAAGAGGAAACTGATAAATTATATCATACGGCATTGGAAAATTCGGTCATGCAAAAAAATGCAATGGACTTGAATGACCAGTCGGGAAGGAAAACAAAACTATCGTTGTGGTTCACACCGGGAGACGACGTTTTTGGCTACCTGATCAGGAGTGAAAGAATGGTTAATTCGGTGTGGCAGCTGCTTGGACAGGATAGTCAGGTTTGCCATTTTCATACCAAACTGATGCAAAAGGAGCCGAAAGTAGGCGGCGCGTGGGAATGGCATCAGGACTACGGCTATTGGTACAAAAACCAGTTTATTTTTCCAGACCAGCTAATGAGCGTTATGATTGCACTGACTCCTGCAAATAAAGAAAACGGGTGTTTGCAGGTCATTAAAGGTTCGCATAAAATGGGCAGGGTCAATCATGGTTTTGCAGGTGAGCAAGTAGGGGCGGATATGGAAATGGTGAACCACGCGCTGAAAACTATGGAGCTCGTTTATTGTGAAATCGAGCCAGGGGACGCATTATTTTTCCATAGTAACCTGATGCACCGCTCTGAAGCCAACTTATCTGATCATCCCAGATGGTCGCTCATTTCATGCTACAACTCTCAATCCAATATAGCTTACAGCGAAACTTCCACATCCTGGAAAGTACCGGTTTCCATTGTCCCCGACCATGCTTTGACGGAATGGGAGGCAACTTCGTTCGGTAATGCTGATTTTCTCAGAAAAGAAGATGATCCTGCATTGAAAACTACTGGCTGGGAGGGGGAAGTGAAAACGTCTTAA